One Thermosipho atlanticus DSM 15807 DNA window includes the following coding sequences:
- a CDS encoding M50 family metallopeptidase, whose product MIKITYILAFIIVFMFVVIVHEFGHFLFAKIFGVDVLEFAIGFGPILYKKKFGKTLLRINLIPLGGYVRLKGEQLDEEGENALYSKPAWQRLLIAFAGPLFSILTAYILFIPIVSIWGVPAVTVGKVIENTPAQEFGLKDGDVILEVNGKRVFDSTEVSEIISQGKQVDLTILRNGEKLKLSITPQLSPQEYILVLDDVSGKLVGKVERINGFLPGSDIKLKAGDFVVIEDEYGNTLTGAIVSYSYVPERYTIGFYYAGVKPFVNKDITPFKKGDKLLKVNDLEITDYLSIIKLATALGLSEKQLYVDIWGKRINSYVEPLSEQLNIQIERDNEVINLSLSKEKFSKIISEPEFFESENYILKPSNFIETITLSVQRCNSAAIMIWKAFQKLFFTGQGAKNVAGPIGIAVIVGQAAKAGWETILTVVAFFTLNLGIFNLLPLPALDGGRIVFSLIEIIARRKIDRRIETIIHTIGFFILMGLLFYFMFADISKFF is encoded by the coding sequence GTGATTAAAATAACTTACATTTTAGCATTTATTATAGTTTTCATGTTTGTAGTTATCGTTCATGAATTTGGACATTTTTTGTTTGCTAAGATATTCGGTGTTGATGTGCTTGAGTTTGCAATAGGTTTTGGCCCAATACTTTATAAAAAGAAATTTGGCAAAACATTACTTAGAATAAATTTAATACCACTTGGAGGTTACGTGAGGCTAAAAGGAGAACAATTGGATGAAGAAGGAGAAAATGCATTATATTCTAAACCAGCCTGGCAAAGGCTTTTGATTGCTTTTGCAGGCCCTCTTTTTTCTATTTTGACTGCTTATATATTATTTATTCCAATAGTTTCTATCTGGGGTGTTCCGGCAGTTACTGTTGGAAAAGTTATTGAAAACACTCCAGCTCAAGAGTTTGGATTAAAAGACGGTGATGTAATTTTAGAGGTAAATGGAAAAAGAGTATTTGATTCGACAGAGGTTAGTGAAATTATATCTCAGGGAAAACAAGTTGATTTGACAATTCTGAGAAACGGTGAAAAATTAAAATTGTCTATAACACCACAATTATCACCACAAGAATACATTTTGGTTTTAGACGATGTTTCTGGAAAATTAGTAGGGAAAGTTGAAAGAATAAACGGATTTCTACCAGGAAGTGATATAAAGTTAAAAGCGGGTGATTTTGTTGTTATAGAAGATGAATATGGTAATACTTTAACAGGAGCAATTGTTAGTTATTCATATGTTCCTGAGAGATATACAATAGGTTTTTATTACGCTGGGGTAAAACCATTTGTAAATAAGGATATAACTCCGTTTAAAAAAGGAGATAAATTATTAAAGGTTAATGATTTGGAGATAACTGATTATTTATCTATTATTAAACTGGCTACTGCTCTAGGACTTTCTGAGAAACAGCTATATGTTGATATTTGGGGGAAACGGATTAATAGCTATGTGGAACCTCTTAGTGAACAATTAAATATTCAAATAGAACGTGATAATGAGGTAATCAATTTAAGTTTATCGAAAGAGAAATTTTCAAAGATTATTTCAGAACCTGAGTTTTTTGAAAGTGAAAATTATATTTTAAAGCCGAGTAATTTTATTGAAACAATAACACTTTCTGTACAAAGATGTAATTCAGCTGCAATTATGATTTGGAAAGCTTTTCAAAAATTATTTTTTACTGGTCAGGGTGCCAAAAATGTTGCAGGACCAATAGGAATTGCCGTAATTGTTGGTCAAGCTGCAAAAGCAGGTTGGGAAACTATTTTAACTGTTGTTGCATTTTTTACTTTGAATTTGGGAATTTTTAATTTATTACCTCTTCCTGCCCTTGATGGTGGTCGAATAGTGTTTTCATTAATAGAGATAATAGCTCGTAGAAAAATTGATAGAAGAATTGAAACAATAATACATACAATCGGTTTCTTTATTTTGATGGGATTACTATTTTATTTCATGTTTGCAGATATATCAAAATTTTTCTAA
- a CDS encoding ABC transporter substrate-binding protein, protein MKKLLVLLFVISLVFFAFSQTKIVFWHAMGGGHGKTLEQIVQNFNETHPDIQVEAIYVGNYGALSQKLLAGAQAGELPTISQAYSNWTAKLIQSGVVQSLNDFINDPKIGLTKEEWEDIYKPLRDNGTWGDTVYAVPFNKSLYVLYYNVDLFTLYGLDVPKSINELYYAAKVLTEDIDGDGTIDQYGLGFRTTVDFFNILLTLRGGSILRFENGKWVSNIDSPETREVLTFVKKLIDEGIAYYQGGYMDGPFGQQKIAMFIGTIASKPYVNKSTAGKFTWAWAPVPVWKTRKVPFAGTDIIMFANASEEEKKAAWEFMKYLISPEVTAFWAINTGYIPVRKSALETNIWKEYLKTDPLAEVPLSQIDNAVFDPQIGVWYEIRTVVGNMFSDFVNGKVDMETAIKTADDQIKKYLAEEYGE, encoded by the coding sequence ATGAAGAAACTGTTGGTTTTACTTTTTGTGATTAGTTTGGTATTCTTTGCCTTTTCACAAACAAAGATTGTTTTTTGGCATGCTATGGGTGGAGGGCATGGTAAAACTCTTGAACAAATAGTACAAAATTTTAATGAAACACATCCAGATATTCAAGTTGAGGCTATTTATGTTGGGAATTATGGGGCACTCAGTCAAAAATTACTTGCTGGTGCTCAAGCTGGAGAACTTCCAACTATTTCACAAGCATATTCTAACTGGACTGCAAAGCTTATTCAAAGTGGTGTAGTTCAATCATTAAACGATTTTATAAATGATCCAAAAATTGGACTTACGAAAGAAGAATGGGAAGATATCTATAAACCACTTAGAGATAATGGCACCTGGGGAGATACAGTTTATGCTGTACCATTTAATAAGAGTTTATATGTTCTTTATTATAACGTAGATCTCTTCACATTATACGGTTTAGATGTTCCAAAATCTATTAATGAACTTTACTATGCTGCAAAAGTATTAACTGAAGATATCGATGGTGATGGAACAATTGATCAGTATGGTCTTGGATTCAGAACAACTGTCGACTTTTTCAATATACTCTTAACATTAAGAGGCGGTTCAATATTAAGATTTGAAAATGGAAAATGGGTATCAAATATTGATAGTCCTGAAACCAGAGAAGTACTTACATTTGTTAAAAAATTAATTGATGAAGGTATAGCATATTATCAAGGCGGATACATGGATGGTCCTTTCGGTCAACAAAAAATTGCAATGTTTATTGGGACAATTGCAAGTAAACCATATGTCAACAAGAGTACAGCTGGTAAATTTACTTGGGCATGGGCTCCTGTCCCCGTTTGGAAAACAAGAAAAGTTCCATTTGCAGGTACAGATATAATTATGTTTGCAAACGCATCTGAAGAAGAGAAAAAAGCAGCTTGGGAATTCATGAAATACTTGATTTCACCTGAAGTAACAGCATTCTGGGCAATAAATACAGGTTATATCCCTGTAAGAAAAAGCGCTCTTGAAACTAACATTTGGAAAGAATACTTAAAAACAGATCCTTTAGCAGAAGTTCCATTATCACAAATCGACAATGCAGTGTTTGATCCACAAATAGGTGTTTGGTACGAAATAAGAACAGTTGTTGGAAACATGTTCTCCGATTTTGTAAATGGAAAAGTTGATATGGAAACAGCAATTAAAACAGCAGATGATCAAATTAAGAAATATCTTGCTGAAGAATACGGAGAATAA
- the ispG gene encoding flavodoxin-dependent (E)-4-hydroxy-3-methylbut-2-enyl-diphosphate synthase → MTKVIEIGKVKIGGNNPVAIQSMTNTKTEDYTSTLNQINQLYKAGCDLVRVSVPNFEAVKSLKIITKKSPIPVIADIHYDYKLAIESIKNGAKKVRINPGNIGNEQKVKEVIKIAKEYNIPIRVGANSGSIPKELEHLPKVDALCEAALKEVRILEKNGFENIVISVKSSNVKETIQAYEKISQLTNYPLHIGVTEAGTFEWSIVKSSIALGFLLYRGIGDTIRVSIAGDPVNEVRIAKKILISLGLKKGLEVIACPTCSRTEIDVEKWSNLVEEKFSKINKNVKIAILGCVVNGIGEGKDADIGIAGIKKGFILFYKGKIVGEYKEKDILSEVEKYFK, encoded by the coding sequence ATGACAAAAGTCATTGAAATTGGCAAAGTAAAAATTGGTGGTAATAATCCTGTCGCAATTCAATCAATGACTAATACAAAAACCGAGGATTATACTTCCACCTTAAATCAAATTAATCAACTGTACAAAGCAGGATGTGATCTCGTAAGAGTTTCTGTGCCAAACTTTGAAGCTGTAAAAAGTTTAAAAATAATAACAAAAAAATCACCTATTCCCGTTATAGCTGATATCCACTATGATTACAAATTAGCCATTGAAAGTATTAAAAACGGCGCAAAAAAAGTGCGAATAAATCCGGGAAATATAGGTAATGAACAAAAAGTAAAAGAAGTAATTAAAATTGCAAAAGAATACAACATTCCTATAAGAGTCGGAGCAAATTCTGGTTCTATCCCAAAAGAGTTAGAACATCTTCCAAAGGTTGATGCATTATGTGAAGCAGCCTTAAAAGAAGTTAGAATCCTGGAAAAAAATGGATTTGAAAATATTGTAATTTCCGTAAAAAGTTCAAATGTAAAAGAAACAATACAAGCGTACGAAAAAATTTCTCAGCTTACTAATTATCCATTACACATCGGGGTAACTGAAGCAGGTACTTTTGAATGGTCAATCGTTAAATCATCTATAGCCCTAGGGTTTCTATTATACAGAGGTATAGGAGATACAATAAGAGTATCTATTGCGGGAGATCCCGTTAACGAAGTCAGAATCGCAAAAAAGATCTTAATTTCCCTTGGTTTGAAAAAGGGACTAGAGGTTATTGCTTGTCCGACATGTTCAAGAACGGAGATCGATGTAGAAAAGTGGTCTAACTTAGTCGAAGAAAAATTCTCGAAAATAAACAAAAATGTAAAAATAGCTATACTTGGATGTGTGGTTAACGGTATTGGAGAAGGAAAAGACGCCGATATTGGTATAGCAGGTATTAAAAAAGGATTTATCTTATTTTATAAAGGGAAAATTGTTGGGGAGTATAAAGAAAAGGATATTTTGAGTGAAGTTGAAAAGTACTTTAAATAA
- a CDS encoding GNAT family N-acetyltransferase produces the protein MEIKITDKEMLEISFEDLKNFSETRMIHIPRKIVMNFIENGEVIGFVNFDMRYFNKNAYITYYLIPEERGKGKGKLMLREAVNFAFNELNLERLTAEVYEYNIKSINLLKRFGFKLEGQIRKGKYHDGKYYDILIYGLLKEERAG, from the coding sequence GTGGAGATCAAAATAACTGACAAAGAGATGTTGGAAATTTCATTTGAAGATTTAAAAAATTTTTCCGAAACTAGAATGATTCACATTCCAAGAAAAATAGTGATGAATTTCATTGAAAATGGCGAAGTTATTGGTTTTGTAAATTTTGATATGAGATATTTTAACAAAAATGCTTATATAACATATTATTTAATACCCGAAGAAAGGGGAAAGGGCAAAGGTAAATTAATGTTAAGGGAAGCAGTTAATTTTGCATTTAATGAGTTGAATCTTGAAAGACTTACAGCTGAAGTGTATGAGTATAATATTAAGTCAATAAACTTGCTAAAAAGATTTGGATTTAAATTAGAAGGGCAGATTAGAAAAGGAAAATATCATGACGGAAAATATTACGATATATTGATTTATGGTTTGTTAAAAGAAGAAAGAGCGGGATAA
- a CDS encoding NAD(P)/FAD-dependent oxidoreductase has product MKYKVCIIGGGIVGTAIAYFLGKLGETSVAVFEKRYLSSGATGRCGGGIRQQWSTEANVRLAMRSVKFFERFKDDVGMDIEYKQGGYLLLSFSEEEAKQFEKNVKMQKEQGLNVEILTPKMVKNKYPFINIDNLILATFCQSDGHANPHKATFGYAKAAREMGIDVYTHTEVNSIDVKNGEVCGINTSKGYFECEVLVNAAGAWSKEVGKMVGVDLPTESYRHQIFVTEPLNFFFPFMAISFSGNFYMRQTLHGQFIMGQGDKDEKPGINENVTFKFEKEMAKKMTKLFPFLKNLRILRHWSGEYNMSPDAQPILGESKDIKNFYYAVGFSGHGFMLAPAVGEAIAELIVYGKTLHSDISHLNTERFGKGIIQEKNVV; this is encoded by the coding sequence ATGAAGTATAAAGTCTGTATAATTGGTGGGGGAATCGTTGGTACTGCTATTGCATATTTTTTGGGGAAATTGGGAGAAACGTCAGTAGCAGTTTTTGAAAAGAGATATTTATCTTCAGGTGCTACAGGTAGATGTGGTGGAGGAATTAGACAGCAATGGAGTACAGAAGCAAATGTTAGACTTGCGATGAGGAGTGTTAAATTTTTTGAACGATTTAAAGATGATGTGGGAATGGATATAGAATACAAACAAGGAGGTTATCTTTTATTATCATTTAGTGAGGAAGAAGCAAAGCAATTTGAGAAAAATGTAAAAATGCAAAAAGAGCAAGGATTAAATGTAGAAATCTTAACTCCTAAAATGGTAAAGAATAAATATCCATTTATTAATATTGACAATTTAATACTTGCAACGTTTTGTCAAAGCGATGGACATGCCAACCCGCATAAGGCAACTTTTGGATATGCAAAAGCTGCCCGTGAGATGGGAATTGATGTCTATACTCATACTGAAGTTAATAGTATTGATGTTAAAAATGGTGAAGTGTGTGGAATAAATACGTCGAAAGGTTATTTTGAGTGTGAAGTTCTTGTGAATGCGGCCGGGGCATGGTCAAAAGAAGTTGGAAAAATGGTGGGTGTTGACCTGCCTACGGAAAGTTATAGGCATCAGATTTTTGTAACAGAGCCACTGAATTTCTTTTTTCCATTTATGGCCATTAGTTTTTCTGGTAATTTTTATATGCGTCAAACTCTTCATGGGCAGTTTATTATGGGACAGGGAGATAAGGATGAAAAACCGGGTATAAATGAAAATGTAACATTTAAGTTTGAAAAGGAAATGGCTAAAAAAATGACTAAATTATTTCCTTTCCTTAAAAACTTGAGGATTTTGAGACATTGGTCAGGAGAGTACAATATGTCTCCAGATGCACAACCTATTCTTGGTGAATCAAAAGATATTAAGAATTTTTATTATGCAGTCGGCTTTTCTGGTCATGGATTTATGCTTGCTCCAGCTGTTGGAGAAGCAATAGCGGAATTAATAGTTTATGGCAAAACTTTGCATAGCGATATTTCGCATTTAAATACTGAAAGATTTGGAAAAGGTATAATTCAAGAAAAAAATGTTGTGTAA